A single window of Archangium gephyra DNA harbors:
- a CDS encoding enoyl-CoA hydratase-related protein produces MAEFKVDARGPIEIWTIDGEGRRNAISRAMLKEFEEMVTRVSRGHDTRAVVITGAGDKAFCAGADLKERGTMSEPEVRAFLDGLRRTLRSLEKSDCVFIAAINGAAFGGGTELALSCDLRVAAPAAELGLTEVKLGIIPGGGGTQRLARLVGPGRAKDLILTGRRLNAAEAFSIGLVNRLAPEGHLLDTAYSMAESIVENAPIAVATAKHAIDEGLSLELDEALALELRHYEKVLATEDRLEGLKAFAEKRKPAYKGR; encoded by the coding sequence ATGGCGGAGTTCAAGGTCGACGCACGAGGACCCATCGAGATCTGGACCATCGACGGCGAGGGGCGGCGCAACGCCATCAGCCGGGCGATGCTCAAGGAGTTCGAGGAGATGGTGACGCGTGTGTCCCGTGGGCACGACACGCGGGCGGTGGTCATCACCGGGGCGGGGGACAAGGCGTTCTGCGCGGGCGCGGACCTCAAGGAGCGCGGCACCATGAGCGAGCCCGAGGTGCGGGCCTTCCTCGACGGGCTGCGGCGCACCTTGCGCTCCCTCGAGAAGAGCGACTGTGTGTTCATCGCGGCGATCAACGGGGCGGCGTTCGGCGGAGGCACCGAGCTGGCGCTCTCGTGCGATCTGCGCGTGGCGGCCCCGGCGGCCGAGCTGGGACTCACCGAGGTGAAGCTGGGCATCATCCCCGGCGGTGGTGGGACGCAGCGGCTGGCGCGGCTGGTGGGGCCGGGACGGGCGAAGGATCTGATCCTCACCGGCAGGCGGCTCAACGCGGCCGAGGCCTTCAGCATCGGGCTGGTGAACCGGCTGGCGCCCGAGGGGCACCTGCTGGACACGGCGTACTCCATGGCGGAGAGCATCGTGGAGAACGCGCCCATCGCCGTGGCCACGGCCAAGCACGCCATCGACGAGGGCCTGTCGCTGGAGCTGGACGAGGCGCTCGCGCTGGAGCTGCGCCACTACGAGAAGGTGCTCGCCACCGAGGACCGGCTCGAGGGACTCAAGGCCTTCGCCGAGAAGCGCAAGCCCGCCTACAAGGGCCGCTAA
- a CDS encoding discoidin domain-containing protein, with protein MIRSNSWYLLMPLCLGITACTESRTPVDASSSAAAPAAAPAKSAAPLAMEAEPTFEAFPAPSELMARLRASLRDPVDTPEEAQALQELEGELGTFTYERPSTLVAVDPSVEAPMGNSFIEDGEWASARVKAIYGADMTVSCLSRPCIQYGDFDADGRRDLVVQVAEDVNDKSGVAFLLADQTHALLGAGQASPLGDDLIWMDNWQVVPRADGRGAAVVLGTASQTARAELSLTPGPGGSRTVTSAWSCTASSQVPVMTGPNTPRGIVTRSGVYNGSTDEAWQAFDSNPTGTQWISETWTSNPVWIGYEFSEGPRQITRYSLRFINGSLTSRAPRDFQLQGSNGGDAWVTVDSRSNEINWGSNEERHYTVSTPGSYLKYRLYVTEDNDARATIVAVSMGNITLTGANCDGSGGPLP; from the coding sequence GTGATTCGATCCAACTCCTGGTACCTCCTGATGCCGCTGTGCCTGGGCATCACCGCCTGCACCGAGAGCCGGACCCCCGTGGACGCCTCGTCGTCCGCCGCCGCTCCCGCCGCCGCTCCCGCGAAGAGCGCGGCGCCGCTGGCGATGGAAGCCGAGCCGACCTTCGAGGCCTTCCCCGCCCCGAGCGAGCTCATGGCGCGGTTGCGCGCGAGCCTGCGCGATCCGGTGGACACGCCCGAGGAGGCCCAGGCCCTCCAGGAGCTGGAGGGAGAGCTGGGCACCTTCACCTACGAGCGGCCCAGCACGCTGGTGGCGGTGGATCCCAGCGTCGAGGCGCCCATGGGGAACTCCTTCATCGAGGACGGCGAGTGGGCCTCCGCGCGCGTCAAGGCGATCTACGGCGCGGACATGACGGTGAGCTGCCTCTCGCGGCCCTGCATCCAGTACGGCGACTTCGACGCGGACGGCCGGCGCGATCTGGTGGTGCAGGTGGCCGAGGACGTGAACGACAAGTCGGGCGTCGCCTTCCTCCTGGCGGACCAGACGCACGCCCTGCTCGGGGCGGGTCAGGCGAGCCCGCTCGGCGATGATCTGATCTGGATGGACAACTGGCAGGTGGTGCCCCGCGCGGATGGCCGCGGCGCCGCGGTGGTGCTGGGCACGGCCTCGCAGACGGCCCGCGCCGAGCTGTCCCTCACTCCCGGACCCGGTGGCTCCCGCACCGTGACGTCCGCCTGGAGCTGCACGGCCTCCAGCCAGGTGCCGGTGATGACCGGCCCCAACACGCCCCGTGGCATCGTGACCCGCTCGGGCGTCTACAACGGCTCGACGGACGAGGCGTGGCAGGCCTTCGACTCCAACCCCACCGGCACCCAGTGGATCTCCGAGACGTGGACGAGCAACCCCGTCTGGATCGGCTACGAGTTCAGCGAGGGGCCGCGGCAGATCACCCGGTACTCGCTGCGCTTCATCAACGGCAGCCTCACGTCGCGCGCCCCGCGTGACTTCCAGCTGCAGGGCTCGAACGGCGGCGACGCCTGGGTGACGGTGGACAGCCGCTCCAACGAGATCAACTGGGGTAGCAACGAGGAGCGCCACTACACCGTGAGCACGCCGGGCTCCTACCTCAAGTACCGGCTGTACGTCACCGAGGACAACGACGCGCGCGCCACCATCGTCGCCGTCTCCATGGGGAACATCACGCTCACCGGCGCCAACTGCGACGGCAGCGGCGGCCCGCTCCCGTAA
- a CDS encoding ubiquinone biosynthesis protein COQ4 — translation MAFMQLQTSANNWPPLPTLPENPSLLTRLRIGLQTLQVLKVEPTNPAWGALFYDSVELGRCADMARQFSRHTEGRRLLADKPSLSGGELDLDALEKLPEGTFGHTFARYYREKGLQPILTLSPPKNDAEYIAKRLRETHDFIHLVTGYGTDVMGEMEVQAFALGNLHLRTSLVILLNTARELPQHIPDFDTGVYLRRLWAAFRRGADSRQLASFRWEDHWETPMKLLGEQLVAPAEEWN, via the coding sequence ATGGCCTTTATGCAACTCCAGACCTCCGCCAACAACTGGCCCCCGCTCCCGACGCTCCCCGAGAACCCCTCACTGCTCACCCGCCTGCGGATAGGTCTGCAGACCCTGCAGGTGCTGAAGGTGGAACCCACCAATCCAGCCTGGGGCGCCCTGTTCTACGACAGCGTCGAGCTCGGCCGGTGCGCGGACATGGCCCGGCAGTTCTCCCGCCACACCGAGGGCCGCCGGCTGCTCGCCGACAAGCCCTCGTTGAGTGGCGGCGAGCTGGACCTGGACGCGCTGGAGAAGCTGCCGGAGGGGACGTTCGGCCACACGTTCGCGCGCTACTACCGCGAGAAGGGCCTGCAGCCGATCCTGACGCTCAGCCCGCCGAAGAACGACGCCGAGTACATCGCGAAGCGCCTGCGCGAGACGCATGACTTCATCCACCTGGTGACGGGCTACGGCACCGATGTGATGGGCGAGATGGAGGTGCAGGCGTTCGCGCTGGGCAACCTGCATCTGCGCACCTCGCTGGTCATCCTCCTGAACACGGCGAGGGAGCTGCCCCAACACATTCCGGACTTCGATACGGGCGTGTACCTCCGGCGGCTGTGGGCGGCGTTCCGGCGCGGCGCCGACTCGAGGCAGCTCGCCAGCTTCCGGTGGGAGGACCACTGGGAGACCCCGATGAAGCTGCTGGGCGAGCAGCTCGTCGCCCCCGCCGAGGAGTGGAACTGA
- a CDS encoding LysR family transcriptional regulator — protein sequence MSLTHIQSFVAVAEEGHVGRAARRLHLSQPPLSRHILALEDELGTPLFERTPRGMRLLPAGEAFLQHARRILAEVDAAVLTVRKVGTAPTEH from the coding sequence GTGAGCCTCACACACATCCAGTCCTTCGTCGCAGTGGCCGAGGAGGGCCACGTGGGCCGCGCCGCGCGCCGGCTCCACCTCTCCCAGCCTCCGCTCAGCCGCCACATCCTCGCGCTCGAGGACGAGCTGGGAACCCCGCTCTTCGAGCGCACGCCGCGCGGCATGCGGCTGCTGCCCGCGGGCGAGGCTTTCCTGCAGCACGCGCGCCGCATCCTCGCCGAGGTGGATGCGGCGGTGCTCACCGTGCGGAAGGTCGGCACGGCTCCCACGGAGCACTGA
- a CDS encoding DUF885 domain-containing protein: protein MTPELHALMEREWRYQLEHSPTYASVLGDRRWNDRWDDLGLSAIEADHQHNLQVLAQLRAMDRERLPAADQLHYDLFRRDYETWVEEHRFKWYLLPVNQVGSIPEGIKQPPGIQTAYQLADNLRFETVRDYEEWISRLGGFSTYVEQILVLMREGMRERLMHPQVILRRIPPQIERQLVADPTASGFYSPFTRFPSSISPAEQQRLSAAGRSAIERGVLPALTRFHGFLTREYLPAAPEQVGIWQLPEGRELYAFLTRKFTTTNLGPEQIHALGLAEVQRIRDEMEAVKARTGFQGSLHDFFRFLRVDPRFYCKSGEELLLRYRGLCKQIDPRLVKLFKTLPRQPYGVEPTPEAMAPDVTTGFYYPGASDGSRPGTYLVNLYRPETRPTWEMVPLTLHEAVPGHHLQVALSAEQEQLPAFRRYGSHVAYAEGWALYCETLGDELGLYDDPYDKFGQLAYDMWRAVRLVVDTGMHARQWTRQQALDFFLENSPRQELDTVNEIDRYIAWPGQALAYKVGQLRIRELRTRAERELGPRFDVREFHDVVLLEGSLPLDILERRVDAWVARTRAGAS, encoded by the coding sequence ATGACGCCGGAGCTCCACGCGCTGATGGAGCGCGAGTGGCGGTACCAGCTGGAGCACAGCCCCACCTATGCCTCGGTGCTGGGGGACCGCCGCTGGAATGATCGCTGGGATGACCTCGGCCTGTCCGCCATCGAGGCCGATCACCAGCACAACCTCCAGGTGCTCGCGCAGCTCCGGGCGATGGACCGTGAGCGGCTCCCGGCCGCGGACCAGCTCCACTACGATCTGTTCCGCCGCGACTACGAGACGTGGGTGGAGGAGCACCGGTTCAAGTGGTACCTGCTGCCGGTGAACCAGGTGGGCAGCATCCCCGAGGGCATCAAACAGCCTCCCGGCATCCAGACGGCCTACCAGCTCGCCGACAACCTGCGCTTCGAGACGGTGCGGGACTACGAGGAGTGGATCTCCCGCCTCGGCGGTTTCTCCACCTACGTGGAGCAGATCCTGGTGCTCATGCGCGAGGGCATGCGCGAGCGCCTCATGCACCCGCAGGTGATCCTCCGGCGCATCCCGCCCCAGATCGAGCGGCAGCTCGTGGCCGACCCCACGGCGAGCGGGTTCTACAGCCCCTTCACGCGCTTTCCCTCCAGCATCTCCCCGGCCGAGCAGCAGCGGTTGTCCGCCGCCGGCCGCTCCGCCATCGAGCGCGGCGTGCTGCCCGCGCTCACGCGCTTCCACGGGTTCCTCACGCGCGAGTACCTCCCCGCGGCCCCCGAGCAGGTGGGCATCTGGCAGCTGCCGGAGGGGCGGGAGCTGTACGCCTTCCTCACCCGCAAGTTCACCACGACGAACCTGGGCCCGGAGCAGATCCACGCGCTCGGGCTGGCCGAGGTCCAGCGCATCCGCGACGAGATGGAGGCCGTGAAGGCGAGGACGGGCTTCCAGGGCTCGCTCCACGACTTCTTCCGCTTCCTGCGCGTGGACCCCCGGTTCTACTGCAAGAGCGGCGAGGAGCTGCTGCTGCGCTACCGCGGCCTCTGCAAGCAGATCGACCCGCGCCTGGTGAAGCTGTTCAAGACCCTGCCGCGGCAGCCCTATGGCGTCGAGCCGACCCCGGAGGCCATGGCCCCGGATGTCACCACCGGCTTCTACTACCCGGGTGCGTCCGACGGCTCGCGCCCCGGCACCTACCTGGTGAACCTCTACCGCCCCGAGACGCGGCCCACCTGGGAGATGGTTCCCCTCACGCTGCACGAGGCCGTGCCTGGCCATCACCTCCAGGTGGCGCTCTCCGCCGAGCAGGAGCAGCTGCCCGCCTTCCGGCGCTACGGCAGCCACGTGGCCTACGCGGAGGGCTGGGCCCTGTACTGCGAGACCCTGGGGGACGAGCTCGGCCTGTACGACGACCCGTACGACAAGTTCGGCCAGCTGGCCTACGACATGTGGCGCGCCGTCCGCCTGGTGGTGGACACCGGCATGCACGCCCGGCAGTGGACCCGGCAGCAGGCGCTCGACTTCTTCCTGGAGAACTCGCCGCGCCAGGAGCTGGACACCGTCAACGAGATAGACCGGTACATCGCCTGGCCGGGGCAGGCCCTGGCCTACAAGGTGGGGCAGCTCAGGATCCGCGAGCTGCGCACCCGGGCCGAGCGGGAGCTGGGCCCTCGCTTCGATGTCCGCGAGTTCCACGACGTGGTGCTGCTCGAGGGCTCGCTCCCCCTGGACATCCTCGAGCGGCGGGTGGACGCCTGGGTGGCCAGGACCCGTGCCGGGGCCTCCTGA
- a CDS encoding sensor histidine kinase, with product MTAPSLPTPPIEELADSIFQVQHQPLLRAFLDNSSEGLGIVDAKGHPLFMNVRVRQILGIGFTDARPEEWSQRYGVFYPDSETLFPSEKLPLYRAVQGEQAPDQELFVRNAVIPEGRHFLARAWPVRDNQGQLLGAILILRDTEVERRAEAERRRTEQRFQRIVEAAQEGLWTVDAENRTTYVNRHAAAMLGSTPEEMLGRPFVEFVDPKDHGLALQELERQQRQGMSTLLDDFKLVRKDGTSIWTKISACPVHDELTGQYTGSLAIVVDITRRREAEAQVRQLNTELERRIAERTAQLEYSNRELEAFAYSVAHDLRAPLRSISNFTQALTEDCAGMIDATGRDYLQRIRASSQRMAELIDGILSLSRVNRTELVETNIDLSALARSITEQIQRWKPERTVNFQIQDGLVARGDVQLLRLVLENLLGNAWKFTREKPVAEIQFGVLPGEGGKRVYFVRDNGAGFDMEYQKKLFGVFQRLHTQQEFEGHGVGLATVQRIIRRHQGRVWGEGRVGEGATFYFTLHEETIS from the coding sequence ATGACCGCTCCGTCCCTGCCGACTCCCCCCATCGAAGAGCTCGCCGACAGCATCTTCCAGGTCCAGCATCAGCCGCTGTTGCGCGCCTTCCTCGACAACTCCTCCGAGGGGCTGGGCATCGTCGACGCGAAGGGCCATCCGCTCTTCATGAACGTGCGGGTCCGGCAGATTCTCGGCATCGGGTTCACGGATGCCCGCCCGGAGGAGTGGAGCCAGCGCTATGGCGTCTTCTACCCGGACTCCGAGACGCTGTTCCCCTCCGAGAAGCTCCCGCTGTACCGCGCCGTCCAGGGGGAGCAGGCGCCCGATCAGGAGCTCTTCGTCCGCAACGCCGTCATTCCGGAGGGCCGGCACTTCCTCGCGCGCGCCTGGCCCGTGCGCGACAACCAGGGCCAGCTCCTGGGGGCCATCCTCATCCTGCGGGATACCGAGGTCGAGCGCCGGGCCGAGGCCGAGCGGCGCCGCACCGAGCAGCGCTTCCAGCGCATCGTGGAGGCCGCCCAGGAAGGCCTCTGGACGGTCGATGCGGAGAACCGCACCACCTACGTCAACCGCCACGCGGCCGCGATGCTCGGCTCCACACCCGAGGAGATGCTGGGCAGGCCTTTCGTCGAGTTCGTCGATCCGAAGGACCATGGCCTGGCCCTCCAGGAGCTCGAGCGGCAACAGCGCCAGGGCATGAGCACCCTGCTGGATGACTTCAAATTGGTGCGCAAGGACGGGACGTCCATCTGGACCAAGATCTCGGCCTGTCCCGTCCATGACGAGCTCACCGGCCAATACACGGGCTCGCTGGCCATCGTCGTGGACATCACCCGGCGCCGCGAGGCCGAGGCGCAGGTTCGCCAGCTCAACACGGAGTTGGAGCGCCGCATCGCCGAGCGCACCGCCCAGCTCGAGTACTCCAACCGCGAGCTGGAGGCCTTCGCCTATTCCGTCGCCCATGACCTGCGCGCTCCGCTGCGCAGCATCTCCAACTTCACCCAGGCGCTGACCGAGGACTGCGCCGGCATGATCGACGCCACCGGCCGGGACTACCTCCAGCGCATCCGCGCCTCATCCCAGCGCATGGCCGAGCTCATCGACGGCATCCTCTCGCTCTCGCGCGTCAACCGCACCGAGCTCGTGGAGACGAACATCGACCTGTCCGCCCTGGCGCGCTCCATCACCGAGCAGATCCAACGCTGGAAGCCCGAGCGCACCGTGAACTTCCAGATCCAGGACGGACTGGTGGCTCGCGGGGACGTGCAGCTGCTGCGTCTGGTGCTGGAGAACCTGCTGGGCAACGCCTGGAAGTTCACCCGCGAGAAGCCGGTGGCGGAGATCCAGTTCGGCGTCCTCCCGGGGGAGGGCGGCAAGCGCGTCTACTTCGTCCGGGACAATGGAGCGGGCTTCGACATGGAGTACCAGAAGAAGCTGTTTGGCGTCTTCCAGCGGTTGCACACGCAGCAGGAGTTCGAAGGGCACGGGGTGGGGCTGGCCACCGTGCAGCGCATCATCCGCCGCCACCAGGGCCGCGTCTGGGGCGAGGGCCGGGTCGGGGAGGGCGCCACCTTCTACTTCACCCTCCACGAGGAGACCATCTCATGA
- a CDS encoding response regulator gives MTEPSQRIILLVEDNEDDELMTLRAFRKSNIHNPVVVVRDGAEAIDYLFIQGRHADRDPDIQPQIVLLDLHLPRIDGLEVLRRIRSDERTRTLPVVILTSSKEERDLVEGYQLGVNSFVHKPVDVTDFFESVRQLGMYWLVLNELPPQKRKGT, from the coding sequence ATGACTGAACCCAGCCAGCGCATCATCCTGCTCGTCGAGGACAATGAAGATGACGAGCTGATGACCCTCCGGGCGTTCCGCAAGAGCAACATCCACAACCCCGTGGTGGTCGTTCGTGACGGAGCGGAGGCGATCGACTACCTCTTCATCCAGGGCCGGCACGCGGACCGGGATCCGGACATCCAGCCGCAGATCGTCCTGTTGGATCTGCACCTGCCGCGCATCGACGGCCTGGAGGTGCTGCGGCGCATCCGCTCCGACGAGCGGACGCGGACCCTGCCCGTGGTCATCCTCACCTCGTCCAAGGAGGAGAGGGATCTGGTGGAGGGCTACCAGCTCGGCGTCAACAGCTTCGTCCACAAGCCCGTGGACGTCACCGACTTCTTCGAGTCCGTGCGGCAGCTGGGCATGTACTGGCTCGTGCTCAACGAGCTCCCTCCCCAGAAGAGGAAGGGCACATGA